The sequence below is a genomic window from Bradyrhizobium septentrionale.
GTTCTGGATTAGCCGCGCCGCACGCTTGCGCCGCCATCGACCGGCAACGTGACGCCAGTCACGAAATCAGCTTCATCGGATGCGAGAAACAGCGCGGCATTGGCGACATCCCAGCCGGTGCCCATCTTGTGACGCAGCGGCACCTTGCTGTCGCGTTCCGCCTCGACCTCGGCGCGGCTCTTCTTGAATTCGCGTGCGCGCGTGTCCACCGCCATTGGTGTGTTCATCAGTCCGGGCAGGATCACGTTGGCGCGAATGCCATATTGCGCATTCTGGTAGGCGAGCTGCTCGGTGAAGGCGATCATCGCCGATTTCGTCGCCTTGTAGGCAACGTAGGGATAGGTCGTGATTGCGGCCATCGACGAGATGTTGATGATCGAGCCGCGCTGCTGCTTGCGCATGATCGGGATCACGTGCTTGGCGGCGAGGATGCAGCTCTTCAGGTTGATCGCCACGCAGCGGTCGAATGCCTCCTCGGTGATGTCGAGCAGTTCGGCATCGCCGCCGGAGAGGCTGACGCCGACATTGTTGTGCAGGATATCGACGCTGCCCCAGCGGACATGCGCATCCGCCACCATCGCCCTGATGTCGGCATTCTTGGTGACGTCGGCCTTGAAGGCTACAGCGGTGCCGCCCTTGGCCGTGATCATCTCGACGGTTTCCTGCGCCGACGCCAGATTGTGATCGACGCACAGCACCTTGGCGCCCTCGCGCGCGAAGGTCAGCGCGGTGGCGCGGCCGTTGCCAATACCCTCACCGGGGCTCTGGCCGGCACCGACGACGATGGCGACGCGATCTTGCAGGCGCATCTCACTTCACTCCCGGGATTGGGTACTGCTGCAGTACCTCTTTGTAGGTGGGTTCGTTATCGATCTGCATGGTGGCGAGCACGCGCACCACGGCGCAGTAGAACGCAATCGTCAGCACCAGGTCGGTCATATGCTCGTCGGACAGCTCTCGCTTGATCTCGGCGAAGGTCGCATCCGACATCGCGAGGTCGCGCACCATCTCGCGGGCGCCCCTCAGGATCGCTCTCGCCAGCGGCTCGAGCTGCGACGGCCTGCCGTCGGTTTCCGCGATCAGGCCCTTTATATCCTCGTCGGTGACGCCGAACTCCTTGCCGATCTTCACATGGTGGGTGAACTCGTATTCCGACTTCTCGAGCCAGCCGACCTGCAGGATCGCGAGCTCGCGCAGCCGCGGATCGAGCTTGCTGTTGAAGCGGATATAGCCGCCGATGCCGTTGAAGGCGCGCGCCATATCCGGCGAATTGACCAGCAGCTTGTGCAGATTGGTATTGCGCTTGAGCATGTCGCGATATTCGGGTGCGACCTGATCGGCTTCGAGATAGGGCAGGCGGGCCATTGTTGTTGTCCTTGGTTCGGCGGCTTGCGGGAGAGGCGGCTGTCGCTTCAGCCGTAGAGGGCTTTGTGCTCGCTTTCGTAGTTGGCGTAGGAGTCCTTCATGCTGGCGCCGTTGAGCAGCATGGTCGCGACCACAGTATTGTCGGCATCGAACACGGTCGAGCGCACCCACATGCTCTCGGTGCGCTTGCTGCCCGAGAGCGCGACGACCTCGCGCTCGACCCAATAGGTCTCGCCCGGGAACAGCGGCCCGCGCACCAGCCGGATCTCCTGGTCGGCGAACAGCCCGACCGCCGGGCCGCGGACCGGCAGGCGGTCTTCGCGCGCGCGGTACTGGAACAGCACGCTCAGCATCTCCATCGGGATGATGGCGCGGCCCCAGGGATTATGCTCCAGCGAATAATAGTCTGATGGTTCGGTGATCACCTTGAGCTTGTCGGCCAGCGAAAACGGA
It includes:
- a CDS encoding carboxymuconolactone decarboxylase family protein; its protein translation is MARLPYLEADQVAPEYRDMLKRNTNLHKLLVNSPDMARAFNGIGGYIRFNSKLDPRLRELAILQVGWLEKSEYEFTHHVKIGKEFGVTDEDIKGLIAETDGRPSQLEPLARAILRGAREMVRDLAMSDATFAEIKRELSDEHMTDLVLTIAFYCAVVRVLATMQIDNEPTYKEVLQQYPIPGVK
- a CDS encoding SDR family NAD(P)-dependent oxidoreductase → MRLQDRVAIVVGAGQSPGEGIGNGRATALTFAREGAKVLCVDHNLASAQETVEMITAKGGTAVAFKADVTKNADIRAMVADAHVRWGSVDILHNNVGVSLSGGDAELLDITEEAFDRCVAINLKSCILAAKHVIPIMRKQQRGSIINISSMAAITTYPYVAYKATKSAMIAFTEQLAYQNAQYGIRANVILPGLMNTPMAVDTRAREFKKSRAEVEAERDSKVPLRHKMGTGWDVANAALFLASDEADFVTGVTLPVDGGASVRRG